GAGCCGCTGGATGCGGGCGAGGCGCGCGTGCACCTGCGCGACGGCAGCCATGTCCCGTGCAGCCGCCGCTACCGCGCCGCCCTGCGCGCGGCGGCCGGGGAGGGCGAGGCCGCGCTCGCCGAGTGATCGGCGCGGCGCTCGGGCTGGGCGGGCCGCCGGCGCGCTGGGGCGCGGCGGCCGGAATTGCCAGACCGGAATTGCTAGAATCGCGCTCTTGTCTGCCGTTTGTCGGAATGCCGCCATGATCGAACTCAATCCCATCCGCCACCGCATCGCCGATCTGTCCGATCGGGTGCTGTCGCTCCGGGGGTTTCTTTGACTACGACGTCAAGAAAGAACGCCTGGAGGAAGTCACCCGGGAACTGGAAAATCCCGATGTCTGGAACGACCCCGAGCGCGCCCAGGGCCTGGGCCGCGAGCGCTCCAATCTGGAGAAGACCGTCGGCGGCATCGCCAGCGTGCTCGACGGGCTGAACGAGGCGCTGGAGTTCCTTGAACTGGCCGAGAGCGAGGACGACGAGGACACCGCGCTGGCGGTGGTCGCCGATGTCGAGCGCTTCCAGGCGCACGTGGAGAAGCTGGAATTCCAGCGCATGTTCTCCGGGCAGATGGACGCCAGCAACGCCTTCGTCGACATCCAGGCCGGCGCCGGCGGCACCGAGGCGCAGGACTGGGCCGAGATCCTGCTGCGCATGTACCTGCGCTGGTGCGAGTCGCGCGGCTGGAAGACCGAGTTGATGGAAGTGTCCGGCGGCGAAGTGGCCGGCATCAAGTCGGCCACGCTGCGCGTGGAAGGCGATTTCGCCTACGGCTGGCTGAAGACCGA
This sequence is a window from Xanthomonas sp. CFBP 8443. Protein-coding genes within it:
- the prfB gene encoding peptide chain release factor 2 (programmed frameshift), producing MIELNPIRHRIADLSDRVLSLRGFLDYDVKKERLEEVTRELENPDVWNDPERAQGLGRERSNLEKTVGGIASVLDGLNEALEFLELAESEDDEDTALAVVADVERFQAHVEKLEFQRMFSGQMDASNAFVDIQAGAGGTEAQDWAEILLRMYLRWCESRGWKTELMEVSGGEVAGIKSATLRVEGDFAYGWLKTETGVHRLVRKSPFDSDNRRHTSFTSVFVSPEVDDNIDIDINPADLRTDVYRSSGAGGQHVNKTESAVRITHIPTNIVVACQTGRSQHQNRDNAMKMLAAKLYELEIQKRNAERDAVEATKSDIGWGSQIRNYVLDQSRIKDLRTGIERTDTQKVLDGDLDEFVEASLKSGLEVGAKRSDA